One stretch of Gambusia affinis linkage group LG05, SWU_Gaff_1.0, whole genome shotgun sequence DNA includes these proteins:
- the rnf183 gene encoding E3 ubiquitin-protein ligase RNF183, with the protein MSRQGEGPRGSRMPQNVKPKPGQPAPTRKDRPQKARRSRSSDSERGRRRERLHDDRHQRGHSEETWRRDGTDAERRNTPPVDMLGDTECAVCFCSYDNVFKTPKLLACGHTFCLECLARINVTSPEIKTLSCPVCRVLTELPHGRDLPRLGNNQDVIGRLPDNMRRALSIRFQRSKGRLLLKHRPPAAKPAALSLPVKKQQAPPAAAQGTDPAAAEEGGAPPTMVDVGRPPSRMRGRVRRLFHADRCYYAVVVSIITITVALMMVGILAFIIVPKVTPGPGRPGGNFTGSSSHDNSDD; encoded by the coding sequence ATGAGCAGACAGGGCGAGGGCCCCCGGGGGTCCAGGATGCCCCAGAACGTCAAGCCTAAACCGGGCCAGCCGGCTCCGACCCGGAAGGACCGGCCCCAAAAGGCGCGGCGCTCCCGCAGCAGCGACTCAGAGCGAGGGAGGAGGCGGGAGCGTCTCCATGACGACCGGCACCAGCGGGGCCACAGCGAGGAGACGTGGCGGCGGGACGGGACGGACGCGGAGCGGCGGAACACGCCCCCCGTGGACATGCTGGGGGACACGGAGTGCGCCGTGTGCTTCTGTTCCTATGACAACGTCTTCAAGACGCCCAAGCTGCTGGCCTGCGGTCACACTTTCTGCCTGGAGTGCCTGGCGCGCATCAACGTCACATCGCCGGAGATCAAGACGTTGTCGTGCCCCGTGTGCCGCGTCCTGACCGAGCTGCCCCACGGCCGCGACCTGCCCCGCCTGGGCAACAACCAGGACGTCATCGGCCGCCTGCCGGACAACATGCGCCGCGCGCTGTCCATCCGCTTCCAGCGCAGCAAGGGCCGGCTGCTGCTGAAGCACCGGCCCCCCGCCGCCAAGCCCGCCGCCCTCAGCCTGCCCGTCAAGAAGCAGCAGGCCCCGCCGGCGGCCGCCCAGGGCACCGACCCGGCCGCCGCAGAGGAGGGCGGCGCCCCGCCCACCATGGTGGACGTGGGCAGACCGCCGAGCAGGATGAGGGGTCGCGTGCGGCGCCTGTTCCACGCCGACCGCTGCTACTACGCCGTGGTGGTgtccatcatcaccatcaccgtGGCGCTGATGATGGTGGGCATCCTGGCCTTCATCATCGTCCCCAAAGTGACGCCCGGACCTGGCAGACCCGGCGGGAACTTTACCGGCTCCTCCTCACATGATAACAGTGACGACTAA
- the mgat1a gene encoding alpha-1,3-mannosyl-glycoprotein 2-beta-N-acetylglucosaminyltransferase a: MFRKRSSLILCGTFLFVTWNAVLVLLLWGRAPPGQQGAGQWDPASMPTDDVVGDVIRVADSFESELVKQKEILSQILSHRSLWKPANRKRAKVNVPSPPVIPILVVACNRVTVRRCLDKLLELRPSAELHPIIVSQDCGHAATADVIASYGDKVTHLKQPDLSDIPVRPEHKKFQGYYKISRHYRWALNQVFRTLSHSSVVIVEDDLEVAPDFFEYFRALHPVLQSDPTLWCVSAWNDNGRDGMVDPGQPALLYRTDFFPGLGWMLLRETWEELEPKWPSSFWDDWMRQPEQRRGRACVRPEISRTLTFGRQGVSLGQFYDKYLKFIKLNSEFVPFTKLDLAYLQEDAYRTSFNKQVYSAAVVTYEDVKQGRLSGPGPFRLQYSSKDSFKVMAKNLGIMDDLKSGVPRTGYRGVVTFFYRGRRIYLAPPPGWSQYDPTWS; this comes from the exons ATGTTCCGGAAAAGAAGCTCTCTCATTCTATGCGGGACGTTCCTGTTTGTGACCTGGAACGCcgtgctggtgctgctgctctggGGCAGAGCGCCGCCGGGCCAGCAGGGTGCCGGGCAGTGGGATCCGGCCTCCATGCCCACCGATGACGTGGTGGGAGACGTGATCCGCGTCGCAGACTCCTTCGAATCGGAGCTGGTAAAGCAGAAGGAGATCCTGTCCCAGATCCTGAGCCACCGGTCGCTGTGGAAGCCGGCCAACAGAAAGAGGGCGAAGGTCAACGTTCCTAGTCCGCCGGTCATTCCCATCCTGGTGGTCGCCTGTAACCGGGTCACAGTGAGGCGCTGCCTGGACAAGCTGCTGGAGCTGCGGCCCTCCGCCGAGCTCCATCCCATCATAGTGAGCCAGGACTGCGGGCACGCCGCCACCGCCGACGTCATCGCCTCCTACGGGGATAAAGTCACTCACCTGAAGCAGCCGGACCTGTCTGACATTCCCGTCCGGCCCGAGCACAAGAAGTTCCAGGGTTACTACAAGATCTCCAGACACTACCGCTGGGCTCTGAACCAGGTCTTCCGGACCCTTTCCCACTCCTCCGTGGTGATCGTGGAGGACGACCTGGAG GTGGCGCCAGACTTCTTTGAGTATTTCCGGGCCCTGCACCCAGTGCTGCAGTCGGACCCCACCCTGTGGTGCGTGTCGGCCTGGAACGACAACGGCCGGGACGGGATGGTGGACCCCGGCCAGCCGGCGCTCCTCTACCGCACCGACTTCTTCCCGGGTCTGGGCTGGATGCTGCTCCGAGAGACCTGGGAGGAGCTGGAGCCCAAGTGGCCCTCCTCCTTCTGGGACGACTGGATGCGGCAGCCGGAGCAGCGGCGGGGCCGCGCCTGCGTCCGGCCCGAGATCTCCCGCACGCTGACCTTCGGCCGGCAGGGCGTCAGCCTGGGCCAGTTCTACGACAAATACCTGAAGTTCATCAAACTGAACTCTGAGTTTGTGCCTTTCACCAAACTGGACCTGGCCTACCTGCAGGAGGACGCGTACCGGACCAGCTTCAACAAGCAGGTGTACAGCGCCGCCGTGGTAACCTATGAAGACGTGAAGCAAGGCCGGCTGAGCGGCCCCGGACCGTTCCGGCTCCAGTACTCCAGCAAGGACAGCTTCAAGGTCATGGCCAAGAATCTGGGCATCATGGACGACTTGAAGTCCGGCGTGCCACGGACCGGATACCGGGGCGTGGTCACCTTCTTCTACAGGGGGCGGAGGATCTACCTGGCCCCGCCTCCTGGGTGGAGTCAGTACGATCCCACCTGGAGCTGA